In a genomic window of Chloroflexota bacterium:
- a CDS encoding DegT/DnrJ/EryC1/StrS family aminotransferase, whose product MHVGFYGHVRQYHNIKSEIDAKIQEVLESGQYVMGPMLKRFEEELAEYFGMKHAIGVNSGTDALWLAFLALGIGPGDECITTTNTFFATAEAIWFTGATAVFVDTDPRTNCIDPSKIEAAITEKTKAIVPVHLYGQCADMKAIRKIADKYNLYVIEDNAQALGAHGDGFKIGELSDAVCTSFIIQKNLGTFGDGGAVITNNDEMDQTIRKLRNHGSLKRSYHSPGFNSRLDDIHAGVLSAKLKHIDEWNDLRRKWAARYTAGLQEAENIVLPYEAPGYRHVYHLYVIETRRPEDRDKLLNFLIENGIDAKTHYPIAIHQQEGYPWDKSARIVGPLTNSERNAACCVSLPMYPELTEEEVDYVIAKVLEWDQANS is encoded by the coding sequence ATGCACGTTGGGTTCTACGGTCATGTCCGGCAGTATCACAACATCAAGTCAGAAATCGATGCCAAGATCCAAGAGGTGCTGGAGAGCGGGCAGTACGTCATGGGCCCCATGCTCAAGCGCTTTGAAGAGGAGCTTGCAGAATATTTCGGCATGAAGCACGCGATCGGCGTCAACAGCGGCACAGACGCTCTGTGGCTGGCCTTTTTGGCCCTCGGCATCGGCCCGGGCGATGAGTGCATCACCACGACGAACACCTTCTTCGCCACCGCCGAGGCCATCTGGTTCACAGGCGCAACCGCCGTTTTCGTGGATACGGATCCCCGCACCAACTGCATCGATCCCTCCAAGATCGAGGCCGCCATCACGGAGAAGACCAAGGCGATCGTCCCCGTGCATCTCTACGGCCAGTGCGCCGACATGAAGGCCATCCGCAAGATCGCGGACAAGTACAATCTGTACGTGATCGAGGACAACGCCCAGGCTTTGGGCGCGCACGGAGACGGCTTCAAGATCGGCGAGCTCAGCGACGCGGTGTGCACCAGCTTCATCATCCAGAAGAACCTGGGCACCTTCGGCGATGGCGGAGCGGTCATCACCAACAACGACGAGATGGACCAGACCATCCGCAAGCTGCGCAACCACGGCTCTCTGAAGCGATCCTACCACAGCCCGGGCTTCAACAGCCGCCTGGACGACATCCACGCCGGAGTGCTCAGCGCCAAGCTGAAGCACATCGATGAGTGGAACGACCTACGGCGCAAGTGGGCCGCCCGCTACACCGCCGGGCTCCAGGAGGCGGAGAACATCGTCCTCCCGTACGAGGCGCCCGGATACCGCCATGTCTATCACCTCTACGTGATCGAGACCCGGCGTCCCGAGGATCGCGACAAGCTGCTGAACTTCCTGATCGAGAATGGCATCGACGCGAAGACCCACTACCCCATCGCGATCCATCAGCAAGAAGGGTACCCTTGGGACAAGTCCGCCCGCATCGTCGGCCCTCTCACCAACTCCGAGCGGAACGCGGCGTGCTGTGTCTCCCTGCCCATGTACCCCGAGCTGACGGAGGAAGAGGTGGACTACGTGATCGCCAAGGTTCTGGAGTGGGACCAGGCGAACTCGTAG
- a CDS encoding MFS transporter has protein sequence MNEFDSAVYEQEIERHLRWNMIVNALDGAFFWFAMTFASTSTILPLYVSHLTSSKLAIGLVAAIPSMGWLFPQLLTAPLVERMPRKKPFLIWTSLATERAALLFMAISAYFLSKSSPRLALLLFFVTLIWHAFGAGTIATAWQDMIAKVIPVRWRGRFFGVTNFLGAAMGVPGAVVATAILGRFPYPVNFALCFFLAFAGSTASWIFLALTREPPGPTRQEREPPSLYIRRLRRIIHTDANFARFLLARIIGTLGSMYVGFIAISAVQRFGLPDEAAGQFTGFMVAGQLIANLILGLIADRWGHKIVLEIGSLCSATSVALVLFAPTPLWVYLAFVLQGVTVATYLLSGMSITFEFSEPEERPTYIGLASTIGGIFSGAAPLVGGWLAGQLGYGWLFGLCLFITLVSFSLLHWQVQDPRFARPGQPGIQTSPTGVS, from the coding sequence GCTGGATGGGGCGTTCTTCTGGTTCGCGATGACCTTCGCCTCCACCAGCACCATCCTTCCCCTGTACGTCAGCCATCTGACGAGCTCCAAGCTGGCCATCGGGCTGGTCGCGGCCATCCCGAGCATGGGGTGGCTATTCCCACAGTTGCTGACGGCGCCGCTGGTGGAGCGCATGCCCCGCAAGAAGCCGTTCCTCATCTGGACCAGCCTGGCCACCGAGCGCGCCGCGTTGCTGTTCATGGCCATCAGCGCGTATTTCCTCAGCAAGTCGTCCCCCCGGCTCGCGCTGCTCCTCTTCTTCGTCACGCTGATCTGGCACGCGTTCGGGGCGGGGACCATCGCCACGGCCTGGCAGGACATGATCGCAAAGGTCATCCCGGTTCGATGGCGCGGCCGCTTCTTCGGCGTGACCAATTTCCTCGGCGCGGCCATGGGCGTGCCCGGCGCCGTCGTCGCCACGGCGATCCTGGGGCGATTCCCATATCCCGTCAACTTCGCGCTCTGCTTCTTCCTGGCCTTCGCCGGGAGCACAGCCTCCTGGATCTTCCTCGCCCTGACCCGAGAGCCACCCGGGCCAACGCGCCAGGAACGAGAGCCCCCCTCCCTCTATATCCGGCGGCTTCGCCGGATCATCCACACGGACGCCAACTTCGCCCGATTCCTGCTCGCCCGGATCATCGGCACGCTGGGCAGCATGTACGTCGGCTTCATCGCCATCTCGGCGGTGCAGCGCTTCGGGCTGCCAGACGAGGCCGCGGGACAGTTCACCGGGTTCATGGTCGCGGGTCAGCTCATCGCCAACCTGATCCTCGGCCTCATCGCCGACCGGTGGGGGCACAAAATCGTCCTGGAGATCGGGAGCCTGTGCAGCGCGACATCGGTCGCGCTGGTCCTGTTCGCGCCCACCCCCCTGTGGGTCTACCTCGCGTTCGTCCTGCAGGGGGTGACCGTCGCCACATACCTGCTATCCGGCATGAGCATCACGTTCGAGTTCAGCGAACCGGAAGAGCGTCCGACCTACATCGGCCTGGCCAGCACCATAGGAGGTATCTTCAGCGGCGCGGCGCCGCTGGTAGGAGGCTGGCTGGCCGGCCAGCTCGGATACGGATGGCTCTTCGGCCTCTGCCTGTTCATCACCCTGGTGAGCTTTTCGCTGCTCCACTGGCAGGTTCAGGACCCTCGCTTCGCCCGGCCGGGACAGCCCGGCATCCAGACATCACCCACAGGAGTGAGCTAA
- a CDS encoding zinc-dependent alcohol dehydrogenase family protein — translation MQAMVFENPGVLHLMERLQPTPQEGELLVRVRASGICGTDRHIYHGEAPARPPVILGHEFAGEVVAVGPGVTPDWIGRRVAIDPNIYCGQCDPCRDGRPQLCTSLKAIGVTCDGGFAEFCAVPEAQALPLPDGLSFEEAAMAEPVACCLHGIDLAEIRAGQTVAVLGGGAIGLILAQLARAQGAAEVVVSEPAAPRREIASTLGLEAVPPEALRDRLPAGVDVVIEAVGATVTAAQALEIAHRGAMILFFGVTPMGQKIEVEPFQVYQKELTIRGSALNPFTQRRALALLGSGRVNVAPLITHKIGLEDLERTLATPAPPEMVKAMVVLA, via the coding sequence ATGCAAGCGATGGTTTTCGAGAACCCTGGCGTTCTTCACCTGATGGAGCGCCTGCAACCGACGCCGCAGGAGGGCGAGCTGCTCGTTCGCGTGCGCGCCTCCGGCATCTGCGGGACGGATCGGCACATCTATCACGGCGAGGCCCCCGCCCGGCCGCCGGTGATCCTCGGCCACGAGTTCGCGGGCGAGGTCGTGGCGGTAGGGCCTGGCGTGACGCCCGACTGGATCGGGCGCCGCGTCGCCATCGACCCGAACATCTACTGCGGGCAGTGTGACCCCTGCCGGGATGGGCGCCCCCAACTGTGCACAAGCCTGAAGGCCATCGGCGTGACCTGCGACGGCGGCTTTGCGGAGTTCTGCGCCGTGCCGGAGGCGCAGGCCCTCCCCCTCCCCGATGGCCTGAGCTTTGAGGAGGCGGCGATGGCGGAGCCGGTGGCCTGCTGCCTGCACGGCATCGACCTGGCCGAGATCCGGGCCGGACAGACGGTGGCGGTGCTGGGGGGCGGTGCCATCGGCCTGATCCTGGCCCAATTGGCCCGGGCACAGGGAGCCGCCGAGGTGGTGGTCAGCGAGCCAGCCGCCCCTCGACGCGAGATCGCCTCAACGCTGGGCCTGGAGGCCGTACCCCCCGAGGCGTTGAGGGATCGACTGCCCGCAGGTGTGGACGTGGTGATCGAGGCCGTGGGCGCCACGGTGACGGCCGCGCAGGCGTTGGAGATCGCCCACAGGGGCGCCATGATCCTCTTCTTCGGCGTCACCCCCATGGGGCAGAAGATCGAGGTCGAGCCATTCCAGGTGTACCAGAAGGAGCTGACCATCCGGGGGTCGGCCCTCAACCCGTTCACACAGCGGCGCGCGCTGGCCCTGCTGGGCAGCGGCCGGGTGAACGTGGCGCCGTTGATCACCCACAAGATCGGGCTGGAAGACCTGGAGCGCACGCTGGCCACGCCCGCCCCTCCCGAGATGGTCAAAGCGATGGTGGTCCTGGCATGA